One window of Natrinema sp. SYSU A 869 genomic DNA carries:
- a CDS encoding fumarylacetoacetate hydrolase family protein: MQFVRFATSGGVRWGVTVDDQTYALDRFGEPTIEDLATPGYRRRVRRAVETGELPEIDEPEDRLVPIPSVEQIICVGLNYYDHAEEQDEEIPDKPMLFAKSPSSVTDPDAPIVHPDDVEQVDYEVELGVVIGRTACDVSADEAEEYVAGYTVVNDVSARDAQFEDGQFFRGKSYDTFAPMGPALTAPEAIDANDVGVELRVNGEVKQASSTAEFIFDVGDAIEFLSHRMTLQPGTVISTGTPGGVGIFRDPPELLSPGDTVEAEVEGIGTLENHVVGE, from the coding sequence ATGCAATTCGTTCGATTCGCGACCAGCGGTGGCGTCCGCTGGGGCGTTACCGTCGACGACCAGACGTATGCACTGGACCGCTTCGGAGAACCGACGATCGAGGACCTCGCTACGCCCGGCTACCGTCGCCGCGTCCGTCGCGCCGTCGAGACGGGGGAACTCCCGGAAATCGACGAGCCAGAGGACCGGCTGGTCCCGATTCCGTCGGTCGAGCAGATCATCTGTGTCGGCCTGAACTACTACGATCACGCCGAAGAGCAGGACGAAGAGATACCTGACAAGCCGATGCTCTTCGCGAAATCCCCCTCGAGCGTCACCGATCCCGACGCGCCGATCGTCCACCCGGACGACGTCGAGCAGGTCGACTACGAGGTCGAACTCGGCGTCGTCATCGGCCGGACCGCCTGCGACGTCTCGGCCGACGAGGCCGAGGAGTACGTCGCGGGCTACACGGTCGTCAACGACGTCAGCGCGCGCGACGCCCAGTTCGAGGACGGGCAGTTCTTCCGGGGCAAGAGCTACGACACGTTCGCACCGATGGGACCGGCCCTGACCGCACCCGAAGCGATCGACGCCAACGACGTCGGCGTCGAACTTCGAGTCAACGGCGAGGTGAAACAGGCGTCCTCGACTGCGGAGTTCATCTTCGACGTCGGCGACGCCATCGAGTTCCTCAGTCACAGAATGACGTTGCAGCCGGGAACCGTGATCTCGACCGGAACGCCGGGCGGCGTCGGCATCTTCCGCGATCCGCCGGAACTGCTCTCGCCCGGTGACACGGTTGAAGCCGAAGTCGAGGGGATCGGCACGCTTGAGAACCACGTCGTCGGCGAGTAA